The Akkermansia muciniphila genome contains a region encoding:
- a CDS encoding transcription antitermination factor NusB, with translation MNKKKPSSRQTALNCLMRWHEGHSFAETLVDRECSRAQLSPADRHLVQALVFGVLRNRTWLDHVIDSLRQGRLDLEMRLILQIGLCQLFLLGMADHAAVYETVNLAPSRLRGLVNAILRNALRREKAILAEREKLPLPVLYSTPAWLVERWTQQTDRETTRDLLRWNNTTPRLYVRANPLIPMNGIPASLAPLDRAPGWFSVEGPLPLEDIQAGSLYVADPSTRYAIDLLAPRAGEEILDACAAPGGKAAAIIAATGGKALLTATDLHEHRLPTLQENLDRQGSASVKTAQADWSQPCPPEWERHFDAVLLDVPCSNTGVIQRRVDVRWRVTPAEIRRLAALQKSILENASRAVKPGGRLVYSTCSIDAEEDGLLVRDFLRNHPEWTLKEEKLILPHQEKSDGAYAALLICA, from the coding sequence GTGAACAAAAAAAAACCATCCTCCCGCCAGACCGCCCTGAATTGCCTGATGCGCTGGCATGAAGGCCACTCCTTTGCGGAAACCCTTGTGGACCGGGAATGTTCACGGGCGCAGCTTTCCCCGGCGGACAGGCATCTGGTGCAGGCCCTGGTCTTCGGCGTGCTGCGCAACCGGACCTGGCTGGACCACGTGATCGACTCCCTGCGGCAAGGCCGGCTGGACCTGGAAATGCGCCTCATCCTTCAGATCGGCCTGTGCCAGCTTTTCCTGCTGGGCATGGCGGACCATGCCGCCGTGTATGAAACCGTCAATCTTGCGCCGTCACGCCTGAGGGGACTGGTAAACGCCATTCTGCGCAACGCCCTGCGGCGGGAAAAAGCCATCCTGGCCGAACGGGAAAAACTTCCCCTCCCCGTTCTTTATTCCACCCCGGCGTGGCTGGTGGAACGCTGGACGCAGCAGACGGACCGGGAAACAACCCGCGACCTGCTCCGCTGGAACAACACCACGCCGCGCCTGTACGTGCGGGCCAATCCCCTGATCCCCATGAACGGCATTCCCGCCTCCCTCGCGCCTCTGGACCGCGCGCCAGGCTGGTTCTCCGTGGAAGGCCCCCTGCCGCTGGAAGATATCCAGGCCGGTTCCCTGTACGTGGCGGACCCCTCCACCCGTTACGCCATTGACCTGCTGGCTCCGCGCGCCGGGGAGGAAATCCTGGATGCCTGCGCCGCCCCCGGCGGCAAGGCCGCCGCCATCATTGCCGCCACCGGGGGAAAGGCGCTCCTGACCGCCACGGACCTTCACGAACACCGCCTGCCCACCCTTCAGGAAAACCTGGACAGGCAGGGCTCCGCTTCCGTCAAAACGGCGCAGGCGGACTGGTCCCAGCCGTGCCCTCCGGAATGGGAACGCCATTTTGACGCCGTGCTCCTGGACGTGCCCTGCTCCAACACCGGGGTCATCCAGCGCCGCGTGGACGTGCGCTGGCGCGTGACTCCGGCGGAAATCCGCCGTCTGGCCGCTCTCCAGAAATCCATTCTGGAAAACGCCTCCCGCGCCGTGAAGCCGGGCGGCAGGCTCGTCTACTCCACCTGCTCCATTGACGCGGAGGAGGACGGCCTGCTGGTCAGGGATTTTCTGCGGAACCACCCGGAATGGACGCTGAAAGAGGAAAAACTCATCCTTCCCCATCAGGAAAAATCGGACGGCGCGTATGCGGCCCTTTTGATCTGTGCTTGA
- the tpiA gene encoding triose-phosphate isomerase, translating into MSRKPIIAANWKMNIGPAEGAQFIESFKNLIKGKDVACDAVIIPPFTTIPSVLNALGGCSCAAVGAQNVSQHDNGAYTGEISTSMLNELGLKYVVLGHSERRQYFGETDAIINAKIKKAIAAGITPIFCIGETKDERLGGILEPVLEIQIKGGLKDLTPEEVASLVIAYEPVWAIGTGLTATSKEAQEAHAFIRKVISDVFGADTAAKVRIQYGGSVKPENVVELMAQPDIDGALVGGASLKPDSFAALVTSAK; encoded by the coding sequence ATGTCCCGCAAACCCATCATTGCCGCCAACTGGAAGATGAACATCGGCCCCGCTGAAGGCGCCCAATTCATCGAAAGCTTCAAAAACCTCATTAAGGGAAAAGACGTCGCGTGCGACGCCGTCATCATCCCCCCCTTCACCACCATCCCCTCCGTGCTGAACGCCCTGGGCGGCTGCTCCTGCGCCGCCGTAGGCGCCCAGAACGTCTCCCAGCATGACAACGGGGCCTACACCGGTGAAATCTCCACCAGCATGCTGAATGAACTGGGCCTCAAGTACGTCGTGCTCGGCCACAGCGAACGCCGCCAGTACTTCGGCGAAACGGACGCCATCATCAACGCCAAGATCAAGAAGGCCATCGCCGCCGGCATCACCCCCATCTTCTGCATCGGTGAAACGAAGGACGAACGTCTGGGCGGCATCCTGGAACCCGTGCTGGAAATCCAGATCAAGGGCGGCCTCAAGGACCTCACTCCGGAAGAAGTGGCCAGCCTGGTCATCGCCTATGAACCCGTCTGGGCCATCGGCACGGGCCTGACTGCCACCTCCAAGGAAGCGCAGGAAGCCCACGCCTTCATCCGCAAGGTCATTTCCGACGTCTTCGGCGCAGATACCGCCGCCAAGGTGCGCATCCAGTACGGCGGTTCCGTGAAACCGGAAAACGTGGTGGAACTCATGGCCCAGCCGGACATTGACGGCGCCCTGGTGGGCGGCGCGTCCCTGAAGCCGGACTCCTTCGCCGCCCTGGTCACCTCCGCCAAGTAA
- a CDS encoding prepilin-type N-terminal cleavage/methylation domain-containing protein, whose protein sequence is MKARSLTSRSKGFTLIEVLVVIAIIALLAGVSYSIYSHATETAARTRCTDNLRRISDWGKEFAGQNGGKLPSSGMKDSLLTARECRNWWDALAPIVNAEQPDLIARNDKEPNMLPDTFRCTGDKRPEILAAEDANLPASPDTISYTSWLDNRKGRPMNVARGQALRGKPWISDGIPIDGRSVITEQDFEEIVVPALERHQGGIMVLYADGKISAVEDPTFEKVTKDS, encoded by the coding sequence ATGAAAGCCCGCTCACTCACCTCACGCAGCAAAGGTTTCACGCTCATTGAAGTTCTCGTAGTCATCGCCATCATCGCCCTGCTGGCAGGCGTCTCCTACAGCATTTACTCCCATGCCACGGAGACGGCGGCCAGAACGCGCTGCACGGACAACCTGCGCCGCATCAGTGACTGGGGCAAGGAATTCGCAGGCCAGAACGGCGGCAAGCTCCCTTCCAGCGGCATGAAGGACAGCCTCCTGACCGCCCGCGAATGCCGCAACTGGTGGGACGCCCTGGCCCCCATCGTGAACGCGGAACAGCCGGACCTGATCGCCCGGAACGACAAGGAGCCGAACATGCTGCCGGACACCTTCCGCTGCACGGGAGACAAGCGCCCGGAAATCCTCGCGGCGGAAGACGCCAACCTTCCCGCCAGTCCGGACACCATCTCCTACACCAGCTGGCTGGACAACAGGAAGGGCCGCCCCATGAACGTGGCGCGCGGCCAGGCTCTCCGGGGCAAGCCCTGGATCAGCGACGGCATCCCCATTGACGGGCGCAGCGTCATCACGGAACAGGACTTTGAGGAAATCGTGGTTCCGGCCCTGGAACGCCACCAGGGAGGCATCATGGTGCTTTACGCGGACGGGAAAATCTCCGCCGTTGAAGACCCCACGTTTGAAAAGGTCACCAAGGATTCCTGA
- a CDS encoding arylsulfatase: MRSIPCFSILGCIALWLLTVAPSLADKPNIVLILADDMGWSDLGCYGSEIPTPALDSLARQGMLATRCYTASRCSPSRASIMTGCEPHKVDVGLLDDDSGRPGYRGRLNPDIPTLPELLKKAGYRTYLSGKWHLGKVRGTYPWDRGFDRYRGLLGGAADYYKPMPDRPFGEDGKLLKPEDLPEDFYMTDDITRTALAYLDDAAGSKKPFFLYVAYTAPHTPLQAPREEIEKMLPAYRGKSPHAIASKRLEKQKQIGIVPPSAKLGMAGKFNPAGYEKATAERKDNLAACMATYAAQISIMDRGIGRILASLDRHRLSGNTIVIFLSDNGATAEMPQNNRNKKTVLPIGPLGEAGCRDGYGPMWAAVSNTPYRQYKIETFDGGLSAPFIIRYPSKIRPGTRYHSPFLLQDIAPTCLTWATLPVPAHMDGKPLNAYWANPGKIPPARVWDYIPNTCPPRTIFWEHQRNRAALTNQFKLVAPNRGPWQVYDIRDRTEQKNLAPKHQPLIEQISARYNKWAAENHAE, translated from the coding sequence ATGCGTTCCATTCCGTGTTTTTCCATCCTGGGCTGCATCGCCCTCTGGCTGCTTACCGTTGCCCCCTCCCTGGCGGACAAGCCCAACATTGTCCTCATCCTGGCGGATGACATGGGCTGGTCAGACCTCGGGTGCTACGGGTCGGAAATACCCACTCCGGCCCTGGACTCCCTCGCCAGGCAGGGCATGCTGGCCACCCGGTGCTACACGGCTTCCCGCTGCTCCCCTTCCCGCGCTTCCATCATGACGGGATGCGAACCCCACAAGGTGGACGTAGGGCTGCTGGACGACGACAGCGGACGCCCCGGCTACCGCGGACGCCTGAATCCGGACATTCCCACCCTGCCGGAGCTCCTGAAAAAAGCGGGCTACCGCACCTACCTTTCCGGAAAATGGCACCTGGGAAAAGTCAGGGGAACCTACCCGTGGGACCGCGGCTTCGACCGTTACCGCGGATTGCTGGGCGGCGCGGCGGACTACTACAAGCCCATGCCGGACCGCCCCTTCGGGGAAGACGGAAAACTGCTCAAGCCGGAAGACCTGCCGGAGGACTTCTACATGACGGATGACATCACCAGAACGGCCCTGGCCTACCTTGACGATGCCGCCGGAAGCAAAAAACCCTTCTTCCTTTACGTGGCGTACACGGCTCCGCACACGCCCCTCCAGGCCCCCCGGGAGGAGATAGAAAAAATGCTCCCGGCCTACAGAGGCAAATCCCCCCACGCCATTGCCTCCAAAAGGCTGGAAAAACAGAAGCAGATAGGAATCGTCCCCCCGTCCGCCAAACTGGGCATGGCAGGCAAATTCAATCCCGCGGGCTATGAAAAGGCCACTGCGGAACGCAAGGACAACCTTGCCGCATGCATGGCTACCTATGCCGCCCAAATCTCCATCATGGACCGCGGCATAGGCCGCATCCTTGCCTCCCTGGACCGCCACCGCCTCAGCGGCAACACCATCGTCATCTTCCTGTCGGACAACGGGGCAACGGCGGAAATGCCCCAGAACAACAGAAACAAGAAAACCGTTCTTCCCATCGGCCCCCTGGGGGAAGCGGGCTGCCGGGACGGGTACGGTCCCATGTGGGCCGCTGTTTCCAATACCCCCTACCGCCAGTATAAAATTGAAACCTTTGACGGGGGACTGTCCGCGCCCTTCATCATCCGCTACCCTTCCAAAATCCGTCCCGGCACGCGCTACCACTCCCCCTTCCTGCTTCAGGACATCGCGCCCACCTGCCTCACGTGGGCCACGCTCCCGGTCCCGGCCCACATGGACGGCAAGCCGCTCAACGCCTACTGGGCCAATCCCGGAAAGATTCCTCCGGCCAGGGTCTGGGACTACATCCCCAATACCTGCCCTCCCCGCACCATCTTCTGGGAACACCAGAGGAACCGCGCCGCCCTGACAAACCAGTTCAAGCTGGTGGCCCCCAACCGCGGTCCCTGGCAGGTGTACGACATCAGGGACAGGACGGAACAAAAGAACCTGGCGCCCAAGCACCAGCCGCTCATTGAGCAGATATCCGCCCGGTACAACAAGTGGGCGGCGGAAAACCATGCGGAATAA
- a CDS encoding thioesterase family protein, with protein MNPELMFHTEDEVMFYDTDCGGVVHNLAYLRMIEACRTKLGAKLGMDYKTMGGRQQFAVVVRHEINYVRPAVLGDTIVTTGWLQSVERASFWCDFEMRRASNNDLLVKAHQQLALVQMPQGRPTRIPAEWRARWQEYMES; from the coding sequence ATGAATCCGGAGCTGATGTTTCACACGGAAGATGAAGTCATGTTTTATGATACGGACTGCGGAGGGGTGGTTCATAACCTGGCCTACCTGCGGATGATTGAAGCCTGCCGCACCAAGCTGGGAGCAAAGCTGGGGATGGACTATAAAACCATGGGCGGCCGCCAGCAGTTCGCCGTGGTGGTGCGCCATGAGATCAACTACGTGCGCCCTGCCGTGCTGGGGGATACCATTGTCACGACGGGGTGGCTGCAATCCGTGGAGAGGGCCTCGTTCTGGTGCGATTTTGAAATGCGCCGCGCTTCCAACAACGACCTGCTGGTAAAAGCCCATCAGCAGCTTGCCCTGGTGCAGATGCCCCAGGGGCGCCCCACGCGCATTCCTGCTGAATGGCGCGCCCGGTGGCAGGAATACATGGAATCCTGA
- a CDS encoding ComF family protein produces MLGAVFREWLSWVYPFVCELCGRGGLDGCHVCPECRGSFVPVEPPFCSVCGEPAEGSFIPSGLCRRCAEAAPSFQEARAAYVNEGALRDLLLAFKYAGAVHLAGTFAGMMADAMRGNPHWFGGKKRLLVPVPMHRRKLVRRGYNQARELAVLLGRELRWPCAGVLKRLPDRMPQASLAREQRLRHARKIYDADEKRIKRRPVAGRDVLLVDDVLTTGATAEACAQLLLRAGAASVCVFTLARTHHAWHG; encoded by the coding sequence ATGCTGGGAGCAGTGTTCAGGGAATGGCTCTCCTGGGTGTATCCCTTCGTTTGCGAGCTGTGCGGGCGCGGCGGCCTGGACGGCTGCCACGTCTGCCCGGAATGCCGTGGGAGCTTCGTTCCCGTGGAGCCTCCGTTCTGTTCCGTTTGCGGGGAACCCGCGGAGGGCTCCTTCATCCCGTCCGGCCTGTGCCGCCGCTGTGCGGAAGCCGCGCCGTCCTTTCAGGAAGCCCGCGCCGCCTATGTGAATGAAGGGGCCTTGAGAGACCTTCTCCTCGCTTTCAAGTATGCCGGGGCCGTGCATCTGGCCGGAACCTTCGCCGGGATGATGGCGGATGCCATGCGCGGAAATCCCCACTGGTTCGGCGGAAAAAAACGCCTGCTTGTCCCGGTGCCCATGCACCGCCGCAAGCTCGTCCGCAGGGGATACAACCAGGCGCGGGAACTGGCGGTTCTGCTGGGCAGGGAGCTCCGCTGGCCCTGCGCCGGAGTGCTGAAACGCCTGCCGGACCGGATGCCCCAGGCCAGCCTGGCGCGGGAGCAGCGCCTCCGGCACGCCCGGAAAATCTATGATGCGGATGAAAAAAGGATAAAACGCCGCCCTGTTGCGGGAAGGGATGTGCTGCTGGTGGATGACGTTCTTACCACCGGGGCTACGGCGGAGGCCTGCGCGCAGCTGCTGCTCCGGGCCGGGGCGGCCTCCGTGTGCGTGTTCACGCTGGCGCGGACGCATCACGCATGGCATGGCTGA
- the mazG gene encoding nucleoside triphosphate pyrophosphohydrolase: protein MNDTEMIECREPALQMQRLIAIMKRLRAPQGCPWDAEQTHRSLITNMIEEAYEVVDTIQRDDWEQMKEELGDVLLQVVFHAEIAREAGRFNFNDVAAEVSEKLVRRHPHVFAQSTADTTDAVLTQWDKIKRQEKGTESTPYLHGTGKGLPPMLRAWKLQKKAAKAGFDWPDAQGALDKVKEETAECEEILPAAEEDPRVTEELGDLLFSVVNLCRKKGIDPEAAMAGANKKFEQRFNEMERLLARDGMSLEEAGLDAMEERWQQAKSSR, encoded by the coding sequence ATGAACGACACTGAAATGATCGAATGCCGCGAGCCTGCCCTTCAAATGCAGCGCCTCATCGCCATCATGAAACGCCTGCGCGCCCCCCAGGGCTGCCCCTGGGACGCGGAACAGACCCACCGCTCCCTAATCACCAACATGATTGAGGAGGCCTACGAGGTGGTGGACACCATCCAGCGGGACGATTGGGAGCAGATGAAGGAGGAGCTGGGCGACGTTTTGCTTCAAGTGGTTTTTCATGCGGAGATCGCCCGGGAGGCGGGGCGGTTCAATTTCAATGACGTGGCCGCGGAAGTGAGTGAAAAGCTCGTGCGCCGCCATCCCCATGTGTTTGCCCAGTCCACGGCGGATACGACGGACGCCGTGCTGACCCAGTGGGACAAGATCAAGCGCCAGGAGAAAGGCACGGAGTCCACCCCGTACCTGCACGGAACGGGCAAGGGCCTGCCGCCCATGCTCCGCGCGTGGAAGCTCCAGAAGAAAGCCGCCAAAGCCGGGTTCGACTGGCCGGACGCCCAGGGCGCCCTGGACAAGGTGAAGGAAGAAACCGCGGAGTGTGAGGAAATCCTGCCCGCCGCGGAGGAAGACCCGCGCGTCACGGAGGAGCTGGGGGACCTGCTTTTTTCCGTGGTCAACCTGTGCCGCAAGAAGGGCATTGACCCGGAAGCGGCCATGGCGGGAGCCAATAAGAAGTTTGAGCAGCGTTTCAATGAGATGGAGCGCCTGCTTGCCAGGGACGGCATGTCCCTGGAGGAAGCAGGGCTGGACGCCATGGAGGAACGCTGGCAGCAGGCGAAGTCCTCCCGGTAA